A portion of the Enterobacteriaceae endosymbiont of Donacia vulgaris genome contains these proteins:
- the der gene encoding ribosome biogenesis GTPase Der produces MILQYPNITILGDNNVGKSSLYNILIKKNDSLVNKIPNFTIDTKYSNAKIKNLKFICIDTVSYNKFNEKNSLIKEQILLLIKKSSLILLIIKGDKLNFIDYKIIDSIRKCGKKVIIILNIKKKRFLDTEFYSLGINFYQIDITDNNDIIKLKKILFSYINKISINKLDKNQLYSKFCIKDKNKNKNKNNIKLAIIGMPNVGKSTLINKFIKEKRVIISDIPGTTRESIAISLNKFNKNITIIDTAGIKKKNKIKNQIEKISILESYKIIKKSNIILYVINGEKKIFCNQDINTINYIISQKKSIILIINKIDLIKVKDINLIKKLIKIKFKFFPIISISAKFTINLTNIYKIIYKIYNISIKIYNTSKLMKILNLATKLVLPPIYNGRRIRLKYIHQINNTPLIFKIHGNQLTKLNNNYKRYLLNFFYKKLQCIGNVINFKFQENKNPYN; encoded by the coding sequence ATGATACTTCAATATCCTAATATTACTATATTAGGTGATAATAATGTAGGTAAATCTTCTTTATATAATATTTTAATTAAAAAAAATGATTCATTAGTTAATAAAATACCAAATTTTACAATAGATACTAAATATAGTAATGCTAAAATTAAAAATTTAAAATTTATTTGTATAGATACAGTTAGTTATAATAAATTTAATGAAAAAAATTCTTTAATAAAAGAACAAATTTTACTATTAATAAAAAAATCGAGTCTTATTTTATTAATAATTAAAGGAGATAAATTAAATTTTATAGATTATAAAATTATTGATAGTATTAGAAAATGTGGTAAAAAAGTAATTATAATATTAAATATTAAGAAAAAAAGATTTTTAGATACTGAATTTTATTCTTTAGGTATAAATTTTTATCAAATAGATATTACAGATAATAATGATATTATTAAATTAAAAAAAATATTATTTTCTTATATTAATAAAATTTCTATAAATAAATTAGATAAAAATCAATTATATAGTAAATTTTGTATAAAAGATAAAAATAAAAATAAAAATAAAAATAATATTAAATTAGCTATTATAGGTATGCCTAATGTAGGTAAATCTACTTTAATAAATAAATTTATTAAAGAAAAAAGAGTAATTATTAGTGATATTCCAGGTACAACTAGAGAAAGTATTGCTATATCATTAAATAAATTTAATAAAAATATTACTATAATTGATACAGCTGGTATAAAAAAAAAAAATAAAATTAAAAATCAAATAGAAAAAATTTCTATTTTAGAATCTTATAAAATTATTAAAAAATCTAATATTATTTTATATGTAATTAATGGAGAAAAAAAAATTTTTTGTAATCAAGACATTAATACCATAAATTATATTATTTCTCAAAAAAAATCAATTATTTTAATAATAAATAAAATAGATCTTATAAAAGTAAAAGATATTAATTTAATAAAAAAACTTATAAAAATAAAATTTAAGTTTTTTCCTATCATTTCTATTTCTGCTAAATTTACTATAAATTTAACAAATATTTATAAAATAATATATAAAATATATAATATATCTATTAAAATATATAATACTTCTAAACTTATGAAAATTTTAAATTTAGCAACTAAATTAGTTCTACCTCCTATTTATAATGGTAGGCGTATAAGATTAAAATATATACATCAAATAAATAATACTCCTTTAATATTTAAAATACATGGTAATCAGTTAACAAAATTAAATAATAATTATAAACGTTACTTATTAAATTTTTTTTATAAAAAATTACAATGTATTGGTAATGTTATAAATTTCAAATTTCAAGAAAATAAAAATCCATACAATTAA
- a CDS encoding PQQ-binding-like beta-propeller repeat protein, whose product MKIKLRKFVTLIFIFCSIFLTSCTYEKNNNLLSKVNNIKLKLIWQNNIGKNNVSFKKLNPYYSKGFLYLANKNGFIYCINIKTGKVVWSLNLINKSCFFSSCKYEYFTVGPIISNNYLYVGNKQGKIFSINIKNKSIIWKQNIFNEILSNFVIRKNILIVHSMDDILQGLDKNNGRILWTVHLGHSNSLSIKGLSDPVLFFDNVIIGSDNGLVSSRIVTNGLLVWEQNLLRMNNKENFININDIDISPVIYKGIVYVSSYNGNFMAINLSTGDIIWEKIYFTHKNFIINHNIIYLIDPLNRILALNVKNGNLIWIIDKFKNNKINNLFIYNKKIFFTNNRGFLYWIDLNTGIFLGKKKIDKYKIHYILVIKNQLVIQTIYNKIYLFKILTV is encoded by the coding sequence ATGAAAATAAAATTAAGAAAATTTGTAACATTAATATTTATTTTTTGTTCTATTTTTTTAACTTCATGTACATATGAAAAAAATAATAATTTATTATCTAAAGTTAATAACATAAAATTAAAATTAATATGGCAAAATAACATAGGAAAAAATAATGTTTCTTTTAAAAAATTAAATCCTTATTATAGTAAAGGATTTTTATATTTAGCTAATAAAAATGGTTTTATCTATTGTATAAATATAAAAACAGGTAAAGTTGTTTGGTCTCTTAATTTAATAAATAAATCCTGTTTTTTTTCATCTTGTAAATATGAATATTTTACAGTTGGTCCTATAATTTCGAATAATTATTTATATGTTGGTAATAAACAAGGAAAAATTTTTTCAATAAATATAAAAAATAAATCTATTATTTGGAAACAAAATATATTTAATGAAATACTATCTAATTTTGTTATTAGAAAAAATATACTAATAGTTCATAGTATGGATGATATTTTACAAGGATTAGATAAAAATAATGGTAGAATTTTATGGACAGTACATTTAGGACATTCAAATTCATTATCTATAAAAGGATTATCTGATCCTGTACTTTTTTTTGATAATGTAATTATAGGAAGTGATAATGGTTTAGTTAGTTCTCGTATAGTAACTAATGGATTATTAGTCTGGGAACAAAATTTATTAAGAATGAATAATAAAGAAAATTTTATTAATATAAATGATATTGATATCTCACCAGTTATATATAAAGGTATTGTTTATGTATCATCTTATAACGGTAATTTTATGGCTATTAATTTAAGTACAGGTGATATTATTTGGGAAAAAATATATTTTACTCATAAAAATTTTATTATAAATCATAATATTATATATTTAATAGATCCACTAAATAGAATTTTAGCTTTAAATGTAAAAAATGGAAATTTAATATGGATAATAGATAAATTTAAAAATAATAAAATTAATAATTTATTTATATATAATAAAAAAATTTTTTTTACAAATAATAGAGGTTTTCTTTATTGGATAGATCTTAATACAGGAATTTTTCTAGGAAAGAAAAAAATTGATAAATATAAAATACATTATATTTTAGTAATAAAAAATCAATTAGTTATACAAACTATATATAATAAAATATATTTATTTAAAATTTTAACAGTATAA
- the hisS gene encoding histidine--tRNA ligase: MIKKITAIYGMHDYLFPSTLLWKNIENIIQNILNNYGYQEIKLPILEKSELFNKTIGENTDIIEKEMYTLLDKNKNSLTLRPEGTTGFIRAIIEHNVFYNNKRFWYNGPMFRYERPQRGRYRQFNQIGIESLGLKSPYIDAEIIILTNNIWKKLNITENVFLEINTLGSILDRERYIKELIFFFEKNSHLLDLKNRKKIYTNPLRILDNNNKNIQKLLTNIPNIPKLKNFLNENSIYQFKKLCKILNFMNIKFIINDYLVRGLDYYNDIVFEWKTNNISTENPKTICGGGRYDKLIKNMSNKKINNGIGCAIGIERLILLVEKMKSIKLNIKYLIDIFLIPMENNHILKKILIIGELIRKHFPKLRIVTSYLFKNLKKQIIQANKYKSHFIIIIGPEEIKNSLIIIKDLYLKKQIIIPENKLILHLEKIF, translated from the coding sequence GTGATAAAAAAAATTACAGCAATTTATGGTATGCATGATTATTTATTTCCTAGTACTTTATTATGGAAAAATATTGAAAATATTATTCAAAATATTTTAAATAATTATGGTTATCAAGAAATTAAATTACCTATTTTGGAAAAAAGTGAATTATTTAATAAAACTATTGGTGAAAATACAGATATTATTGAAAAAGAAATGTATACTTTATTAGATAAAAATAAAAATTCTTTAACTTTACGACCAGAAGGTACTACAGGATTTATTAGAGCCATAATAGAACATAATGTTTTTTATAATAATAAACGTTTTTGGTATAATGGTCCTATGTTTCGTTATGAAAGACCTCAAAGAGGTAGATATAGACAATTCAATCAAATTGGTATTGAAAGCCTTGGATTAAAATCACCTTATATTGATGCTGAAATTATTATTCTGACAAATAATATATGGAAAAAATTAAATATTACAGAAAATGTTTTTTTAGAAATTAATACTCTTGGTTCTATACTAGATCGAGAAAGATATATAAAAGAATTAATATTTTTTTTCGAAAAAAATTCACATCTTTTAGATTTAAAAAATAGAAAAAAAATATACACAAATCCTTTAAGAATTTTAGATAATAATAATAAAAATATCCAAAAATTATTAACTAATATACCTAATATACCTAAATTAAAAAATTTTCTTAATGAAAATAGTATATATCAATTTAAAAAATTGTGTAAAATTTTAAATTTTATGAATATAAAATTTATAATAAATGATTATTTAGTCAGAGGATTAGATTACTATAATGATATAGTATTTGAATGGAAAACTAATAATATAAGTACAGAAAATCCTAAAACTATATGTGGAGGTGGAAGATATGATAAATTAATTAAAAATATGAGTAATAAAAAAATTAATAATGGTATTGGATGTGCTATCGGAATAGAACGTTTAATTTTATTAGTTGAAAAAATGAAATCTATTAAATTAAATATAAAATATTTGATTGATATTTTTTTAATACCAATGGAAAATAATCATATTTTAAAAAAAATTTTAATTATTGGAGAATTAATTAGAAAACATTTTCCTAAACTTAGAATAGTTACTAGTTATCTTTTTAAAAATTTAAAAAAACAAATTATTCAAGCAAATAAATACAAATCACATTTTATAATTATTATAGGTCCAGAAGAAATAAAAAATTCTTTAATTATTATTAAAGATTTATATTTAAAAAAACAAATAATTATACCAGAAAATAAATTAATATTACATTTAGAAAAAATATTTTAA
- the tadA gene encoding tRNA adenosine(34) deaminase TadA, giving the protein MKNDIYWMKYALSFAKLAKNIGEIPVGAIIVKNNKIISYGINNSIKKNDPTAHAEIIALRKAGKYLKNYRLLNTTMYVTLEPCLMCSGAIIISRIARLVFSTYNKKYSNIGSFIDLLGIYNINYKIKIHSGVLKKECTNIIKKFFSFKRKKFFLKGN; this is encoded by the coding sequence ATGAAAAATGACATTTATTGGATGAAATATGCTTTAAGTTTTGCTAAATTAGCAAAAAATATAGGAGAAATACCAGTTGGAGCAATTATTGTAAAAAATAATAAAATTATTTCTTATGGTATAAATAATTCAATTAAAAAAAATGATCCTACAGCACACGCTGAAATAATAGCTTTAAGGAAAGCAGGCAAATATTTAAAAAATTATAGATTATTAAATACAACTATGTATGTAACATTAGAACCATGTTTAATGTGCTCTGGTGCTATAATTATTAGTAGAATTGCTCGATTAGTATTCAGTACTTATAATAAAAAATATAGTAATATAGGATCTTTTATAGATTTATTAGGTATTTATAATATAAATTATAAAATAAAAATTCATTCTGGAGTTTTAAAAAAAGAATGTACAAATATCATAAAAAAATTTTTTTCTTTTAAAAGAAAAAAATTTTTTTTAAAAGGTAATTAA
- the glyA gene encoding serine hydroxymethyltransferase — MKKNKKILNYDIELLNILNKESKRQEENINLIASENYTSHNVMFFQGSQLTNKYAEGYPKYRYYGGCRYIDQIENIAIQRAKKLFNADYVNVQPHSGSQANFAVYMALLRPGDIIMGLENSHGGHLTHGSKVNFSGKFYKNISYTTNEHGKIDYNNLLKLAKKYKPKMIIGGFSSYSRICNWAKMRYIADIINAYFFVDISHIAGLIIAGLYPNPLPYAHVITSTTHKTLSGPRGGIILSLKKNKYLFQKFNKSVFPGSQGGPLMHVIAAKAAAFKEALNPSFILYQKQILKNAKLMVKIFKKYHFKIISNYTETHLFIIDLTNKNMTGIEAELLLEKHNIIVNKNSIPNDVNPPSITSGIRIGTPAITKRGFKEKEIYLLSKYIINILNKKNKYCENIKNNIIKLCRIFPIYK; from the coding sequence TTGAAAAAAAATAAAAAAATATTAAATTATGATATAGAATTATTAAATATTTTAAATAAAGAATCAAAAAGACAAGAAGAAAACATTAATTTAATAGCTTCTGAAAATTATACATCACATAATGTGATGTTTTTTCAAGGATCTCAATTAACTAATAAATACGCTGAAGGATATCCTAAATATAGATATTATGGAGGTTGTAGATATATAGATCAAATTGAAAACATTGCTATACAAAGAGCTAAAAAATTATTTAATGCAGATTATGTTAATGTACAACCACATTCGGGATCACAAGCTAATTTTGCTGTGTATATGGCTTTATTACGACCTGGAGATATTATAATGGGATTAGAAAATTCACATGGAGGACATTTAACACATGGTTCTAAAGTAAATTTTTCAGGAAAATTTTATAAAAATATATCATATACAACTAATGAACATGGAAAAATTGATTATAATAATTTATTAAAATTAGCAAAAAAATATAAACCAAAAATGATTATTGGGGGTTTTTCATCATATTCAAGAATATGTAATTGGGCTAAAATGAGATATATTGCTGATATAATAAATGCATATTTTTTTGTTGATATTTCACATATTGCTGGATTAATTATTGCAGGATTATATCCTAATCCATTACCTTACGCACATGTTATAACTAGTACAACACATAAAACATTATCTGGACCTAGAGGTGGAATTATATTATCATTAAAAAAAAATAAATATTTATTTCAAAAATTTAATAAGTCAGTTTTCCCTGGAAGTCAAGGAGGTCCTTTAATGCATGTAATTGCAGCTAAAGCTGCAGCATTTAAAGAGGCATTAAATCCTAGTTTTATTTTATATCAAAAACAAATATTAAAAAATGCTAAATTAATGGTTAAAATTTTTAAAAAATATCACTTTAAAATAATATCTAATTATACTGAAACACATTTATTTATTATTGATTTAACAAATAAAAATATGACAGGTATAGAAGCTGAATTATTATTAGAAAAACATAATATTATTGTAAATAAAAACAGTATTCCTAATGATGTAAATCCTCCTTCTATCACTTCTGGAATAAGAATAGGAACACCAGCTATTACAAAAAGAGGTTTCAAAGAAAAAGAAATATATTTATTATCTAAATATATTATAAATATTTTAAATAAAAAAAATAAGTATTGTGAAAATATAAAAAATAATATTATTAAATTATGTAGGATTTTTCCTATATATAAATAA
- a CDS encoding DJ-1 family glyoxalase III, giving the protein MTKYNSVLIFVTDGIEDIETVSSIDILTRSNINVILVSVNNIREITCAHGTKIISDIFLNNIENINIKNIAAIILPGGLQASKYFQKNYFLLKYLKEIKNSNRIIGAICASPAMVISSNNLFPNAKMTGYLGLKHLIPNKQWVKNPIYWDDKYKLLTGQSVKYAIKFNLKLVQIILGKEKSRKIENEL; this is encoded by the coding sequence ATGACAAAATATAATTCTGTTTTAATATTTGTGACAGATGGTATTGAAGACATAGAAACAGTATCTTCAATAGATATCTTAACTAGAAGTAATATAAATGTTATATTAGTTAGTGTAAATAATATACGAGAAATTACATGTGCTCATGGTACAAAAATTATAAGTGATATTTTTTTAAATAATATAGAAAATATTAATATAAAAAATATAGCAGCAATTATCCTTCCTGGTGGTTTACAAGCATCTAAATATTTTCAAAAAAATTATTTTTTATTAAAATATCTAAAAGAAATTAAAAATTCTAATCGTATTATAGGTGCAATATGTGCATCACCTGCTATGGTTATTAGTTCTAATAATTTATTTCCTAATGCTAAAATGACTGGATATTTAGGATTAAAACATTTAATACCAAATAAACAATGGGTAAAAAATCCAATTTACTGGGATGATAAATACAAATTATTAACAGGGCAAAGTGTAAAATATGCTATTAAATTTAATTTAAAATTAGTACAAATTATTTTAGGTAAAGAAAAATCTCGTAAAATAGAAAATGAATTATAA
- the nusB gene encoding transcription antitermination factor NusB produces MKFTERYQSRKYALQAIYSWQLSKNNFHEIQYYFLNESIKNIKNIDVDYFNDLINGVIINSFYLDNVMKPFLSRKLFELGQVEKAILRLSLYELINRLDVPYKVVINESICLAKKFGGGENSYKFINGVLDKIANKLRNE; encoded by the coding sequence GTGAAATTTACTGAAAGATATCAATCTAGAAAATATGCTTTACAAGCTATTTACTCTTGGCAATTATCTAAAAATAATTTTCATGAAATTCAATATTATTTCTTAAATGAATCAATAAAAAATATTAAAAATATTGATGTCGATTATTTTAATGATTTAATAAATGGAGTAATAATTAATAGTTTTTATTTAGATAATGTAATGAAACCATTTTTATCTCGTAAATTATTTGAATTAGGACAAGTTGAAAAAGCAATTTTACGTCTATCTTTATACGAATTAATTAATCGTTTAGATGTTCCATATAAAGTAGTAATAAATGAAAGTATTTGTCTTGCAAAAAAATTTGGAGGAGGAGAAAATAGTTATAAATTTATTAATGGAGTATTAGATAAAATAGCAAATAAACTAAGAAATGAATAA
- the ribH gene encoding 6,7-dimethyl-8-ribityllumazine synthase: protein MKIIDENIIAPNAFIAIVISRYNTFINKNLLYATIDTLQRIGMVQDKNITICWVPGSYEIASVINLLIQKNIYDGIIAIGTIIKGKTSHFKYLSQEVCSQISNLSVQNNIPIAFSILITDNIEQAIERSGVKMGNRGTEAALTLLEMINIFKSIQLLHIKSKKVVK, encoded by the coding sequence ATGAAAATTATTGATGAAAATATTATAGCACCTAATGCTTTTATAGCTATTGTTATATCAAGATATAATACATTTATAAATAAAAATTTATTATATGCTACGATTGATACTTTACAAAGAATAGGGATGGTGCAAGATAAAAATATAACTATATGTTGGGTCCCGGGAAGTTATGAAATAGCATCAGTTATAAATTTATTAATACAAAAAAATATTTATGATGGTATAATAGCTATTGGTACTATTATAAAAGGAAAAACATCTCACTTTAAATATTTATCTCAAGAAGTTTGTTCTCAAATATCTAATTTATCAGTGCAAAATAATATTCCAATTGCTTTTAGTATTTTAATAACAGATAATATTGAACAAGCAATTGAAAGATCAGGAGTTAAAATGGGTAATAGAGGTACTGAAGCTGCTTTAACTCTATTAGAAATGATTAATATATTTAAATCAATACAATTATTACATATAAAAAGTAAAAAGGTAGTTAAGTGA
- the ribD gene encoding bifunctional diaminohydroxyphosphoribosylaminopyrimidine deaminase/5-amino-6-(5-phosphoribosylamino)uracil reductase RibD, translating to MDSIDKFYMMHAIKLAKLGIFTTTPNPNVGCIIVNNKKIVGKGYHLKAGQTHAEINALKMAGQYAKGATVYITLEPCNYKNLTPSCCKALVDAKIKRLVVASKDPNPKVNGKGLKFLKTQGIKITNHILSKKAKSINYGFFKRMKTGIPWIQLKLASSLDGKIALFNGNSKWISSIIARKDVQILRAKSTAILSTSKTILQDNSTFLVKWSKLYNQIKKIYPKKLFRQPIRIILDRLNTIKPNNNIILSPGKIILVKSKYTFENWPNYVEQIIIPEINNYFNLKNLFKTLGNRGINSLLIEAGSILSGSLINYNLIDELIIYLSPKLLGNMSLSLCNIHKFTNIINVPHFYFTKIKRLGSDLKLILKPIK from the coding sequence ATGGATTCAATAGATAAATTTTATATGATGCATGCAATTAAATTAGCTAAATTAGGAATTTTTACTACTACTCCTAATCCAAATGTAGGATGTATTATTGTTAATAATAAAAAAATTGTTGGGAAAGGATATCATTTAAAAGCAGGACAAACTCATGCAGAAATTAATGCATTAAAAATGGCTGGTCAATATGCTAAAGGTGCAACTGTTTATATCACATTAGAACCTTGTAATTATAAAAATTTAACCCCTTCTTGCTGTAAAGCTTTAGTTGATGCTAAGATAAAAAGATTAGTAGTTGCTTCAAAAGATCCTAATCCAAAAGTAAATGGAAAAGGATTAAAATTTTTAAAAACTCAGGGAATTAAAATAACGAATCATATTTTATCAAAAAAAGCTAAATCTATAAATTATGGATTTTTTAAAAGAATGAAAACTGGGATACCTTGGATACAACTTAAATTAGCATCATCTTTAGATGGTAAAATTGCATTATTTAATGGTAATAGTAAATGGATATCTTCAATAATTGCTAGGAAAGATGTTCAGATATTACGAGCAAAAAGTACAGCTATTTTAAGTACAAGTAAAACTATTTTACAAGATAATTCTACTTTCTTAGTAAAATGGAGTAAATTATATAATCAAATAAAAAAGATATATCCTAAAAAATTATTCAGGCAACCAATTAGAATTATTTTAGATAGATTAAATACAATTAAACCTAATAATAATATTATTTTATCTCCTGGAAAAATAATTTTAGTAAAATCAAAATATACTTTTGAAAATTGGCCTAATTATGTAGAACAAATTATTATTCCTGAAATTAATAATTATTTTAATTTAAAAAATTTATTTAAAACATTAGGTAATAGAGGAATTAATTCTCTTTTAATAGAAGCAGGTAGTATCTTATCAGGATCTTTAATTAATTATAATTTAATAGATGAATTAATTATATATTTATCACCTAAATTATTAGGAAATATGTCATTAAGTTTATGTAATATACATAAATTTACAAATATTATTAATGTACCTCATTTTTATTTTACAAAAATAAAAAGATTAGGATCAGATTTAAAATTAATATTAAAACCCATTAAATAA
- the leuA gene encoding 2-isopropylmalate synthase, translating into MKKKIILFDTTLRDGEQSLKSNLNTNEKIKIALALESMGIDIIEIGFPISSPNDYQTSKKISNIIKNSKLCGLARCKEKDIDMVYKALKKSQNFRIHLFLATSPIHITTKLKTTLHKVIEKISFMIKYARKYTDDIEFSCEDGSRTPINDLCLVVQTAIDAGATTINIPDTVGYTFPQEYYNIISYLKKKVDNIDKCILSVHTHNDLGMAVGNAITAINAGARQIEGTINGIGERAGNCALEEIIMALYARKKNMNFYTNINYQKIYNTSKIVSRICNIPLAIHKAIVGSNAFSHSSGIHQDGMIKNKKTYEILNPKNIGLNNTEINLTSKSGRAAVKYHMNLMGYKNNTYDINILYNKFIKLAEQKGQIFNYDLESLAFNNEVENNTEYYSLIYFNVQSNSNISIATIKLKCGQIIKLEAATGLGPVDAIYKTIIRITNYDITLIKYILKAKNHTEESIGQVNIKIKYKNKFFYGIGLSKDIIKASVISIINCLNSIWKSERVKQNILKINKFHNFKE; encoded by the coding sequence ATGAAAAAAAAAATTATTCTTTTTGATACTACATTACGTGATGGTGAACAATCACTAAAATCTAATTTAAATACTAATGAAAAAATAAAAATAGCATTAGCATTAGAATCTATGGGAATTGATATTATAGAAATCGGATTTCCTATTTCTTCTCCTAATGATTATCAAACTTCTAAAAAGATATCTAATATTATAAAAAATAGTAAATTATGTGGTTTAGCTAGATGCAAAGAAAAAGATATAGATATGGTATATAAAGCATTAAAAAAATCTCAAAATTTTAGAATTCACCTTTTTTTAGCCACTTCTCCTATACATATTACTACAAAATTAAAAACTACTTTGCATAAAGTAATAGAAAAAATATCATTTATGATAAAATATGCACGTAAATATACTGATGATATTGAATTTTCTTGTGAAGATGGAAGTAGAACACCTATTAATGATTTATGTTTAGTTGTACAAACAGCTATTGATGCAGGAGCTACAACTATTAATATTCCAGATACAGTAGGTTATACATTTCCTCAAGAATATTATAATATAATTTCTTATTTAAAAAAAAAAGTAGACAATATAGACAAATGTATTCTTTCAGTTCATACCCATAATGATTTAGGTATGGCTGTTGGTAATGCTATTACAGCAATAAATGCAGGAGCAAGACAAATAGAAGGCACTATTAATGGGATAGGAGAAAGAGCTGGAAATTGTGCATTAGAAGAAATAATCATGGCTTTATACGCAAGAAAAAAAAATATGAATTTTTATACCAATATAAATTATCAAAAAATATATAATACAAGTAAAATAGTAAGTAGAATTTGTAATATTCCATTAGCTATACATAAAGCTATTGTAGGAAGTAATGCTTTTTCTCATTCTTCTGGAATTCATCAAGATGGAATGATAAAAAATAAAAAAACTTATGAAATATTAAATCCAAAAAATATAGGTTTAAATAATACAGAAATTAATCTTACTTCTAAGTCAGGAAGAGCTGCAGTTAAATATCACATGAATTTAATGGGATATAAAAATAATACATATGATATTAACATATTATATAATAAATTTATTAAATTAGCTGAGCAAAAAGGACAAATTTTTAATTATGATTTAGAATCCTTAGCATTTAATAATGAAGTAGAAAACAATACAGAATATTATTCGTTAATATATTTTAATGTACAGTCTAATTCCAATATTTCTATTGCAACAATAAAATTAAAATGTGGGCAAATAATAAAGTTAGAAGCTGCAACAGGATTAGGTCCAGTTGATGCAATATATAAAACAATAATTAGAATAACAAATTATGATATAACACTAATTAAGTATATTTTAAAAGCTAAAAACCATACTGAAGAATCAATAGGTCAAGTTAATATTAAAATAAAATATAAAAACAAATTTTTTTATGGAATTGGTTTATCTAAAGATATTATTAAAGCTTCAGTTATTTCAATTATTAATTGTCTTAATAGTATTTGGAAATCTGAAAGAGTAAAACAAAACATATTAAAAATTAATAAATTTCACAATTTTAAGGAATAA